DNA sequence from the Cellulophaga sp. HaHaR_3_176 genome:
AAAATTTAGACTTTAATGTTTCTAATTGCCTGATAAACTCAAAAACATTAGCTTCTAAAATTCCTTTTAAGTTTAAAGATTTCAAATTTCAATCAAATGAAGTTTATTTCAGTTTAAACGAGTACGAGGCATTGCGTATGGCTAGCATATCGTCGGATGAAAAGTTGACTATTAAAAATTTTGAATTAAAATCTAAGTATTCAAAAGAAATTCTTCAACATAAAATAAAAAAAGAGCGTGACCATATAGATTTAGAAGTACCTATTATAGAGATAAGCGGCCTGAAATTAAATTTTAAACAAGATTCTTTAAATTTAGAAATTCAGTCAGGTTTGCTTGAAAGTTTGAGGCTGAATATGTATCGTAATAAACTTATATCAGATGATTTTACTGTAAAAAAAATGTTTGGCGAAAAAATACAAAACCTACCTTTTTCTTTAAATATAGAGGAGCTTTTTGTTAAAGATGGAGAAATCAGATATTCAGAACTAGTTACTTTAAAGGCTAAAGCAGGCGAAATATTCTTTACAGAATTGAATTCTAGAATTATAAACATAGCAAACACTAATAAAAAAGAAATTTTGTTTGATAATAAAGCTAAACTTATGGGTGTTGCTCCTATAAAAGTAAAGTGGTCGTTTTACCAGGTAAATGATAAAAACCTATTTAAGGCTTCTGGCAGCATACACAATTTTGAAACAGAAAATGTAAATGCTTTTTTAAAGCCAAACCTCAGAGCAGAAGCAGAGGGTTCAATTAACGAATTGTATTTTACAATAAGTGGTGATGATTATGCTTCAATAGGAGATATGAAAATGAATTATGAAGATTTTAAATTCGTTGTTCTAAAAAAAGATAGATTAGGCGTTAATAAAGTATTAACTTTAATAGGTAATGTATTTACTAACGATGGTTCTCATACTGATGATAAAGGATACAGATACGGGCAAATTGAAGTAGAAAGAAACTCCACTAAATCATTTTTTAATTATTTATGGCTCAACGTCAAAAGTGGTATTCTATCAACAATGACGGGTAATGGTAAAAAAGATGAGAAGTAATTGAATTAATAATAAATTGGAACACGCCAAGCGTTTCCGAGCCGTTAAGATACCTTTATTAAAAAAATAACAGATGGACGATATGGGAGTAATTTCAACAGATAATAAAAAAATTACGTTATACTATAACTCGGAAAATAGTATTGGTCAGCAGTGTTACGCTTACGTACAATCTTCAGATAAAAAAGTATTAGGTATAGATGTTTCTAAAACAAATGTTTCAGGAACACAATGGGCAGAATTAGCAGGTAATTTAAATATACCTGTTAAAGATCTTATTAATGTAGATCACGCAGATTTCGTAAAACAATACGGCGACAAAAAAATTGATTTAGAAGCGCACGATTGGATGAAAATTTTAGAAAAAAGCCCAAAATTAATTCAGTACCCTGTTTTAATAATTGGCGAAAATTACCACCAATTAAAAAGTGGATCTGATTTTAAAAAATTCTTAGATGGCGATAGCGCAGGGTTAAAAGAGGCATAATTATTTAAAACAGAGGCATGGACATTAAGGTAAAGCGAAGGATATA
Encoded proteins:
- a CDS encoding arsenate reductase family protein, translated to MDDMGVISTDNKKITLYYNSENSIGQQCYAYVQSSDKKVLGIDVSKTNVSGTQWAELAGNLNIPVKDLINVDHADFVKQYGDKKIDLEAHDWMKILEKSPKLIQYPVLIIGENYHQLKSGSDFKKFLDGDSAGLKEA